The genomic interval GGCGGCGCTGCTGTTCTACGAAGCCAGGAGACAGCGCACCGCATTTTGACCTCCTGTCCTGTTCCCCCTGCGCTGAATAACAGATTTATTCGTAAAAGTCCGACAGTCTCCGCAGCGTTTCAGCCGCCGTTTCCGGGGTAATGTCGCGCTGCGCCTCGGCGAGCATTTCATAACCGACCATAAACTTGCGCACCGTAGCCGAGCGCAGCAAGGGCGGATAAAAGTGCGCATGCAGCTGCCAATGCAAGCGATCCTCGCCGTCGAACGGCCGACCGTGCCACCCCATCGAGTAGGGGAATTGAACTTTGAACAGATTGTCGTAGCGGGTCACCAGCCGCTTGAAAATGTCTGCCAAATCCCCCTGCTCTTCGGCCGTCAGCTCGTCGAGATGAAGCACATGCCGCTTGGGCAAAAGCAGCGTTTCGTAAGGCCAAATCGCCCAAAACGGCACCACCGCCAGCCAGCGTTCGTTTTCGACGACGACGCGTACCCCCTCCCTTTTTTCGCGCTCCCAATAGTCGATCAGCAGCGGCCGTCCGTGTTTTCGAAAATAATCCGCCTGCTGCCGATCCTCCTTGACCGCTTCATTGGGCAACGCGTCGCCGGCCCAAAGTTGGCCGTGCGGATGCGGACTGGACGCTCCCATCATCTCGCCGCGGTTCTCGAAAACCTGGATCCACGCATACTGCGCCTTCAACTCGCTCACCTGCTCGGCCCAAACCTGCACCACCTTGACGAGATCCGGCAAGGCAAACTGCGGCAGAGTCAAATCGTGGCGCGGCGAAAAGCAGATCACGCGCGCCGTGCCGCGCACGCTGCGGTAGCGGATCAGCTCGTCCTCGCAGGCGGCCTGCGGTACGTCCGGCAGCAGGGCGGGGAAATCGTTGGTAAAGACAAAGGTCGAGGTATAGTTCGGATTCACTTCGCCGACCGCGCGCTTGTTGCCGGGACAAAGATAGCAGTGCGGATCGTAGGCCGGCCGCTCGTCGGGCGGCGGCGATTCGATTTGTCCCTTCCAGGGACGCTTGGCGCGGTGCGGCGAGACCAGTACCCATTCGCCGGTCAGGGCATTGTAGCGGCGATGCGGATGATCGTCCAGGCGAAATTCCACAGGTTCCTCCACAGTCGATTCAAAAAAGCCCCGCCGAGGCAGGGCTGAAAAGTCGAATAAAATTGTACCCCCGACAGGATTTGAACCTGTGACCAACGGTTTAGGAAACCGCTGCTCTGTCTTTTCGGGAGTAACTAACCCGCAAAAATTAAATATATTTACAGAAAATTCCAAAATAAATCTGATTGCCCGCTCCGTCCGCCCTCCCTAAATCCATTCGCCGGCCTGATGATTAACGCCGATTTTCCGCTTTTCCGCCGCCCG from candidate division KSB1 bacterium carries:
- a CDS encoding UDP-glucose--hexose-1-phosphate uridylyltransferase; this translates as MEFRLDDHPHRRYNALTGEWVLVSPHRAKRPWKGQIESPPPDERPAYDPHCYLCPGNKRAVGEVNPNYTSTFVFTNDFPALLPDVPQAACEDELIRYRSVRGTARVICFSPRHDLTLPQFALPDLVKVVQVWAEQVSELKAQYAWIQVFENRGEMMGASSPHPHGQLWAGDALPNEAVKEDRQQADYFRKHGRPLLIDYWEREKREGVRVVVENERWLAVVPFWAIWPYETLLLPKRHVLHLDELTAEEQGDLADIFKRLVTRYDNLFKVQFPYSMGWHGRPFDGEDRLHWQLHAHFYPPLLRSATVRKFMVGYEMLAEAQRDITPETAAETLRRLSDFYE